The Sulfurimonas hydrogeniphila genome includes a window with the following:
- a CDS encoding DUF234 domain-containing protein, whose translation MISEKQTLKEAFKIFYKEHPGKSFEDLLEKFAIFGGVGWGEIDTSKPSYELIEKLILKDYHYIRNDISEITGGAPLYHALLSAIAMGDGKTHASYKRAKLEKEVGDKAVEELAARGIIRVQKPKKEFTSWENDEKLDNKLYFTTPFLRFWFAFVSPLFKGIRDGDYSEVKKRWQNREAEFANLIFTQLSHELLKDIFAKEDPVEEISGYWDKEAEFDIFAKTESGKTVVGSTKYTNTKIKKSELTRLQELAKKAGIHADIFVIVSKKGFSSELKALKGQNLRLLTLKNFARLVE comes from the coding sequence GTGATTTCAGAAAAACAGACACTCAAAGAAGCATTCAAAATATTTTACAAAGAGCATCCAGGCAAGAGTTTTGAAGATTTGCTGGAAAAATTTGCAATCTTCGGCGGTGTAGGATGGGGCGAGATAGATACATCAAAGCCTTCCTATGAGCTTATAGAGAAACTCATACTCAAAGACTATCACTACATTCGCAATGATATCAGTGAGATTACGGGTGGAGCCCCGCTGTATCATGCACTTTTGAGTGCCATTGCCATGGGTGACGGCAAAACACATGCAAGCTACAAGCGGGCAAAACTTGAAAAAGAAGTCGGAGACAAAGCAGTAGAGGAGCTTGCAGCAAGAGGGATTATACGTGTCCAAAAGCCCAAAAAAGAGTTTACCTCCTGGGAAAATGATGAAAAACTTGACAACAAACTCTACTTTACAACACCATTTTTACGTTTTTGGTTTGCATTCGTCTCTCCGCTTTTTAAAGGGATTCGTGACGGCGACTACAGCGAAGTTAAAAAACGCTGGCAAAACAGAGAAGCGGAGTTTGCCAATCTGATTTTTACCCAGCTCTCCCATGAGCTTCTCAAAGATATTTTTGCAAAAGAGGACCCTGTTGAAGAGATTTCAGGCTACTGGGATAAAGAAGCAGAGTTTGACATCTTTGCCAAAACAGAATCAGGCAAGACAGTTGTCGGCAGTACAAAATATACAAATACAAAAATCAAAAAGAGTGAACTTACTCGCCTGCAGGAGCTTGCAAAAAAAGCAGGCATTCATGCAGATATATTTGTCATTGTCTCAAAAAAGGGTTTTTCCAGTGAACTTAAAGCTTTGAAAGGACAAAATCTGCGTCTGTTAACACTGAAAAACTTTGCCAGACTGGTAGAATAG
- a CDS encoding RBBP9/YdeN family alpha/beta hydrolase, which produces MAKKVLLLHGWGGSDYPHWQSWLAGETAKEYGCVNFLKFSNFDTPKLAVWMQELESALADFKPDIVICHSLANTLWFHLCNTKKIPEIEKLYLVAPPSLTCKIKELEEFFPVSTPAQLFAKETLLIASTNDPYMSLDEAKELQKTLHVKIKILNNAGHINTDSGYGKWEWMRKELQTVL; this is translated from the coding sequence ATGGCCAAGAAAGTATTGCTGCTGCATGGCTGGGGAGGAAGCGATTATCCGCACTGGCAAAGCTGGCTTGCGGGAGAGACTGCCAAAGAATACGGCTGTGTCAATTTTTTAAAGTTTTCAAATTTTGATACGCCAAAACTTGCTGTCTGGATGCAGGAGCTTGAATCTGCTCTTGCAGATTTCAAACCAGATATCGTCATCTGCCACTCGCTCGCAAATACCTTATGGTTTCATCTGTGCAATACAAAAAAAATACCCGAAATAGAGAAATTGTACCTTGTCGCACCGCCGAGTCTTACATGTAAGATAAAAGAACTTGAGGAATTTTTTCCGGTATCGACACCGGCTCAGCTGTTTGCAAAAGAGACCCTGCTTATTGCCTCTACAAATGACCCTTATATGAGTCTGGATGAAGCAAAAGAATTACAGAAAACTTTACATGTAAAGATAAAAATACTCAACAATGCAGGGCATATCAATACAGACAGCGGATATGGAAAATGGGAATGGATGCGCAAAGAGCTGCAAACTGTTTTATAG
- the dbpA gene encoding ATP-dependent RNA helicase DbpA, with amino-acid sequence MNFTTLPLSPKMLQTIESLGYTQMTAIQAQALPAVLEGRDVIAQAKTGSGKTAAFGIGLLHHLDVKKFRVQSLVLCPTRELADQVAKELRRLARFQHNIKILMLTGGESFGRQLGSLAHQAHVVVGTPGRVLKHLQKESLDLSNLKTLVFDEADRMLDMGFIEEIDAVLSFVPKQRQTLLFSATYDDEILAISKKLQSNALHVKTTAQEIENKIKQEFYQTEHKTETLIRIFSTYKPQNVIVFTNTKVEAKELAESLVRNKIDALAIHGDLEQYERNDVLVQFANKSCPVLVATDVAARGLDIKELSMVVNYDLPHTQETYTHRIGRTARAGAEGIAITLYNEYEAQKLEPYENDEKHQFLDVSVLKKEQGFEMKPEFVTLVIEGGKKDKIRAGDILGALTGDAGLQGKSIGKIDLYDRQSYVAIENSLIDEAHKKLKNGKIKNRKFSVWVL; translated from the coding sequence ATGAACTTTACTACACTTCCGCTTTCTCCAAAAATGCTTCAGACTATAGAATCACTCGGTTACACACAGATGACTGCCATTCAGGCTCAGGCACTTCCTGCTGTATTGGAAGGACGTGATGTTATTGCACAGGCTAAAACAGGCAGCGGGAAAACAGCTGCTTTTGGTATAGGACTGTTGCATCATCTGGATGTGAAAAAGTTTCGTGTGCAGTCTTTGGTATTGTGCCCGACCCGTGAACTTGCCGATCAGGTTGCCAAAGAGCTGCGCCGTCTTGCACGGTTTCAGCATAATATTAAAATTTTGATGCTCACAGGAGGAGAGTCTTTTGGCAGACAGCTTGGCTCTTTGGCACATCAGGCACATGTTGTCGTGGGAACACCCGGGCGTGTTTTAAAGCACTTGCAAAAAGAGAGTCTGGATCTGAGCAATCTCAAGACTCTTGTTTTTGATGAAGCAGACAGAATGCTTGATATGGGGTTTATAGAAGAGATAGATGCTGTGCTTTCTTTTGTGCCCAAGCAAAGACAGACGCTGCTTTTTTCCGCCACTTATGATGATGAAATTTTAGCAATCAGCAAAAAACTTCAAAGCAATGCTTTACATGTAAAGACAACAGCACAGGAAATAGAAAATAAAATAAAGCAGGAGTTTTATCAAACAGAGCATAAAACAGAAACACTCATTCGTATATTTTCTACCTATAAACCGCAAAATGTAATCGTCTTTACAAATACAAAAGTTGAAGCAAAAGAGCTTGCAGAGTCTTTGGTGCGGAACAAAATAGACGCACTGGCAATTCACGGCGATTTGGAACAGTATGAAAGAAATGACGTGCTGGTACAGTTTGCCAACAAATCCTGTCCCGTTTTGGTGGCAACTGATGTGGCAGCCCGCGGGCTTGACATAAAAGAGCTAAGCATGGTTGTCAATTATGACCTGCCCCATACCCAAGAAACATATACGCACCGTATAGGACGTACCGCAAGGGCAGGGGCAGAGGGCATTGCAATTACGTTGTATAACGAGTATGAGGCACAAAAGCTTGAACCATATGAAAATGATGAAAAACATCAATTTTTAGATGTCTCTGTGCTTAAAAAAGAGCAGGGTTTTGAAATGAAACCAGAGTTCGTGACTTTGGTCATAGAAGGCGGCAAAAAGGATAAAATCCGTGCCGGTGATATACTCGGAGCCTTAACAGGTGATGCCGGACTGCAGGGAAAAAGCATCGGTAAAATTGATTTGTACGACAGACAAAGTTATGTGGCAATTGAAAATTCTTTGATAGACGAAGCGCACAAAAAGCTCAAAAACGGAAAAATCAAAAACAGAAAATTCAGCGTCTGGGTGCTTTAG
- a CDS encoding HvfX family Cu-binding RiPP maturation protein — translation MNLKKVYLEFSRLGEYLQPLSLLFARLLVAYGFYEPAMMKWNDMKSVAEWFGSMGIPFPTLNAYMAASTEITGVVLLTLGFFTRLISIPLIIIMIVAIVTVHLHNGFAAGDNGFEIPLYYMAFLFLFLSFGAGKFSLDRLVFGEKN, via the coding sequence ATGAATTTGAAAAAGGTATATCTTGAGTTTTCACGTTTAGGAGAATATCTGCAGCCGTTAAGTCTGCTTTTTGCAAGACTCTTGGTAGCATACGGTTTTTATGAACCGGCAATGATGAAATGGAATGATATGAAGTCTGTTGCAGAGTGGTTTGGCTCAATGGGTATTCCGTTTCCGACACTGAATGCCTACATGGCCGCCAGTACAGAAATAACAGGGGTTGTGTTGTTGACATTAGGATTTTTTACGAGACTCATTTCTATTCCTTTGATTATCATAATGATTGTGGCCATAGTCACTGTCCATCTGCATAACGGCTTTGCAGCAGGTGATAACGGTTTTGAAATCCCACTCTATTATATGGCATTTTTATTTCTTTTCTTATCTTTTGGTGCAGGAAAATTTTCATTGGACAGACTTGTTTTTGGAGAAAAAAATTAA
- a CDS encoding response regulator transcription factor, producing MQKGKILLVEDDELSSELIFEYLSDCGFFVEAVFTATDGVAKVKNEPFDLVLLDINLPDFDGFEVLKSLKNHSSVPIIVTSAYSDTQKKLLAFRYGASDYMTKPLDLEELEARIWLQLGKNSAIKTEDEKKIFEIKNNHVYFQQKQLDLTTIEFELLSLLIKNKNSVMQREKLVNALSSISSHRSLDNHIKNIRKKIGDTGTKAQYLKTEYGVGYKLTF from the coding sequence ATGCAAAAGGGCAAAATATTACTTGTAGAAGATGATGAACTCTCTTCGGAACTTATTTTCGAATATTTGAGTGACTGCGGGTTTTTTGTTGAGGCTGTATTTACGGCGACTGATGGTGTGGCAAAAGTAAAAAATGAGCCGTTTGATCTTGTATTACTTGATATAAATCTGCCTGATTTTGACGGGTTTGAAGTCTTGAAAAGTCTTAAAAATCACTCTTCTGTGCCGATTATTGTGACAAGTGCCTACAGTGATACACAGAAAAAACTTTTGGCTTTTAGATACGGAGCGAGTGACTATATGACAAAACCTTTGGATCTTGAAGAACTTGAGGCTAGAATATGGCTACAGCTTGGAAAAAACAGTGCGATTAAAACAGAAGACGAAAAAAAAATCTTTGAAATAAAAAACAATCATGTCTATTTTCAACAAAAACAGCTTGATCTGACGACTATTGAGTTTGAACTCCTCTCCTTGCTTATCAAAAACAAAAACAGTGTTATGCAGAGGGAAAAACTTGTCAATGCCCTCTCCTCTATCAGTTCGCACCGTTCTTTGGATAACCATATAAAAAATATTCGTAAAAAAATAGGCGATACCGGAACAAAAGCCCAGTATCTTAAAACGGAGTACGGTGTTGGCTATAAATTGACATTTTAG
- a CDS encoding ATP-binding response regulator, with product MKNILVIEDSRTINNLIKKELTLLGFEISQAHTLAEAKEFLTTLKFQLIILDLHLPDGEGSELIAHIQSLTKTKVIVLTSSQDADLREELFQYGILDYIIKDTNFLYSISEIVKIIHTISTKKRDKILVVDDSRFICKQIKTVLEPRNYNVHTAMKAKTAFEKLKKEEYNLIILDMELPDIHGLEFLKLLRKDSRFLSIPIIVLSGTSTPDIIRDVLKNGANDFLKKPYVFEEFILKVDLWIDYFKKEKELAEANFQLKYTNDNLERLVYEEVEKNRKKDEIMFTQSRHAQMGEMIAMIAHQWRQPLNAMATAAIVLELKAQNDKLNAEEAKKISEKLQNYINYLSHTIDDFRNFFKPQKEKKVTDFEKILRTVTALVQHSLEQKNIHFEKKTTAPQQFLAFENELVQVVLNIIKNAQDALVQNNIRHPKITLKIDKNSLHIIDNAGGIPSHIQDKIFQPYFSTKTEKNGTGLGLYMSRMIIEKHSGGNLSVKNTKEGAEFIIEMPVYEGEENDTQ from the coding sequence ATGAAAAATATTTTAGTAATAGAAGATTCCCGTACCATAAACAATCTCATAAAAAAAGAGCTGACACTTCTTGGTTTTGAGATCTCACAGGCCCATACACTTGCCGAGGCAAAAGAGTTTTTGACGACACTGAAGTTTCAGCTTATCATTTTAGATTTACATCTGCCTGACGGAGAAGGTTCTGAGCTCATAGCCCATATACAGTCTTTGACAAAAACAAAAGTTATTGTCCTGACATCTTCTCAAGATGCAGATCTTCGCGAAGAACTGTTTCAGTACGGTATACTTGATTACATTATCAAAGATACCAATTTTTTATACTCTATTTCTGAAATAGTAAAAATAATTCACACAATCAGTACAAAAAAGAGAGATAAAATTTTGGTAGTCGATGATTCCCGATTTATCTGCAAACAGATCAAAACAGTTCTTGAACCCAGAAACTATAATGTGCACACAGCGATGAAAGCAAAAACAGCCTTTGAAAAGCTCAAAAAAGAGGAGTATAATCTTATCATTCTGGATATGGAGCTCCCGGATATCCACGGCCTGGAATTTTTAAAACTTTTACGTAAAGACAGCCGGTTTTTGTCTATTCCCATTATTGTACTTTCGGGAACTTCCACGCCGGATATTATTCGGGATGTATTAAAAAACGGAGCCAATGATTTTCTAAAAAAGCCTTATGTGTTTGAAGAGTTTATCCTCAAAGTCGACCTGTGGATAGATTACTTCAAAAAAGAGAAAGAGTTGGCAGAAGCAAACTTTCAGCTCAAATACACAAATGACAACCTTGAACGCCTTGTTTATGAAGAGGTTGAAAAAAACAGAAAAAAAGATGAAATTATGTTCACCCAGTCCCGCCATGCCCAAATGGGTGAAATGATAGCCATGATTGCCCACCAGTGGAGACAACCGCTCAATGCTATGGCAACGGCGGCAATCGTACTTGAACTCAAAGCGCAAAATGACAAACTTAATGCAGAAGAAGCAAAAAAAATCTCTGAAAAACTGCAAAACTATATCAACTATTTAAGTCATACTATTGATGACTTTCGAAACTTTTTTAAACCGCAAAAAGAAAAAAAAGTGACAGATTTTGAAAAAATTCTTCGTACTGTCACTGCTTTGGTTCAACACAGTCTCGAACAAAAAAATATACATTTTGAAAAAAAGACTACTGCACCCCAACAGTTTTTGGCCTTTGAAAATGAACTTGTACAGGTTGTGTTAAATATTATAAAAAATGCGCAGGATGCCTTAGTCCAAAACAACATTAGGCATCCGAAAATCACTTTGAAGATTGACAAAAACAGCTTACATATCATCGATAATGCAGGAGGCATTCCTTCACATATACAAGACAAAATTTTTCAGCCCTATTTTTCTACAAAAACAGAAAAAAACGGAACAGGCCTCGGTCTCTATATGTCAAGAATGATTATAGAAAAACACAGCGGAGGAAATCTTTCTGTCAAAAACACAAAAGAGGGTGCCGAATTTATTATAGAAATGCCTGTTTATGAAGGAGAAGAGAATGATACGCAATAG
- a CDS encoding ABC-F family ATP-binding cassette domain-containing protein, which produces MIQLTNISKSFTTQELFSNLSLKLNSGNRLGLVGRNGSGKSTLFKIITGEEEADEGEILLPKNYRIGILKQHLSFSEKTLGEEAALALGEEMQYDTYRVEKILFGLGFTAEDLQKDPLSFSGGYQIRINLAKLLVTEPNLLLLDEPTNYLDIVSLRWLQTFLRSFEGEVILITHDRNFMDGVCTHTAGIVRKNIRLVEGNTHKFYAQLASDDELHQKQKLSQDRKVKELEEFIAKNKARASTASLAQSKVKQLQKMDRLEDLNTDASLAFRFNYKDTPAKVLLDVKNLSFGYTADKILFKDISFTLAKGETLGIIGKNGKGKSTLLNTIAGELKQNSGEVICNTATEAAHFGQTNIAHLNPDNTVMDEIYNANVNLSEAKVRSICGAMLFSGEHAEKKISLLSGGEKSRVMLGQIIAKDVNLLLLDEPTNHLDMQSIEALTNAINAFEGSSIIVTHSEELLRRVCDRLIIFAKDGAEYFDGGYDDFLEKIGWDEEEQEEKTKTVPKSNHKENKKLRAELIRERNKLASPLKKQVENLENTIMELEDTLTCKHEELIEASNAGDSATLMELSKTVSEMEKQVEEMFEKLEEEQTKLDTILEEYTLKIEEVS; this is translated from the coding sequence ATGATTCAATTAACAAATATTTCAAAATCTTTTACCACCCAAGAACTTTTTTCAAACCTCAGCCTCAAACTCAACTCCGGCAACCGTCTCGGGCTTGTAGGACGTAACGGCAGCGGGAAATCGACCCTTTTTAAAATAATTACCGGTGAGGAAGAAGCCGATGAGGGTGAGATTCTCCTGCCAAAAAACTACCGTATCGGCATACTCAAACAACACTTGAGTTTCAGTGAAAAAACACTGGGAGAAGAAGCGGCACTCGCTCTTGGCGAAGAGATGCAGTATGATACCTACAGAGTGGAAAAAATCCTTTTCGGGCTTGGATTTACTGCAGAGGATTTGCAAAAAGACCCGCTCTCTTTCTCTGGCGGTTACCAGATACGCATCAATCTCGCAAAACTTTTGGTCACTGAGCCAAATTTACTGCTTCTGGACGAACCGACAAACTATCTCGATATTGTCTCGCTGCGCTGGTTGCAGACATTTTTAAGAAGTTTTGAGGGAGAGGTTATCCTTATTACCCATGACAGAAATTTCATGGACGGAGTATGCACACATACCGCAGGCATTGTACGAAAAAACATCAGACTTGTCGAGGGAAATACACACAAGTTTTATGCCCAGCTTGCAAGCGATGACGAACTGCACCAGAAACAAAAGCTCTCTCAGGACAGAAAAGTAAAAGAGCTTGAAGAGTTCATCGCCAAAAACAAAGCACGTGCCTCTACGGCCTCGCTTGCACAGTCCAAAGTAAAACAGCTGCAAAAGATGGACAGGCTTGAAGATTTAAACACGGATGCCTCGCTTGCATTTCGATTTAATTACAAAGATACGCCTGCCAAAGTATTGCTTGATGTCAAAAATTTAAGCTTTGGCTACACAGCAGATAAAATACTTTTTAAAGATATCAGCTTCACACTTGCAAAAGGCGAAACCCTGGGCATCATCGGAAAAAACGGCAAAGGGAAATCAACCCTTTTAAACACCATTGCAGGGGAACTCAAACAAAACAGCGGGGAGGTTATCTGCAACACCGCAACTGAAGCTGCCCACTTTGGACAGACAAACATCGCCCATTTAAACCCTGACAATACCGTCATGGATGAAATCTACAATGCCAATGTAAACTTAAGTGAAGCAAAAGTCAGAAGTATCTGCGGGGCGATGCTCTTTAGCGGTGAACACGCCGAGAAAAAAATCTCCCTGCTTTCAGGCGGAGAAAAAAGCCGCGTAATGCTGGGACAGATAATTGCCAAAGATGTCAATCTCCTGCTTTTGGATGAACCGACAAACCACCTTGATATGCAAAGTATTGAAGCCCTTACAAATGCCATCAATGCGTTTGAAGGCTCAAGCATCATTGTGACCCACTCCGAAGAGTTACTGCGCCGTGTATGTGACCGACTCATCATCTTTGCAAAAGATGGCGCTGAATATTTTGACGGCGGGTACGACGACTTTTTAGAAAAAATCGGCTGGGATGAGGAAGAGCAGGAAGAAAAAACGAAAACAGTACCAAAATCAAATCACAAAGAAAACAAAAAACTGCGTGCCGAACTTATACGGGAGCGGAACAAACTTGCTTCCCCGCTCAAGAAACAAGTCGAAAATCTCGAAAACACAATAATGGAACTTGAAGATACACTTACATGTAAACATGAAGAGCTTATAGAAGCATCCAATGCAGGTGACAGCGCCACGCTCATGGAACTTTCAAAAACTGTTTCGGAGATGGAAAAGCAGGTAGAAGAGATGTTTGAAAAACTTGAAGAAGAACAAACCAAACTTGATACAATTTTAGAAGAGTATACTTTAAAGATAGAAGAAGTAAGCTAA
- a CDS encoding EAL domain-containing response regulator, with the protein MIEIQEVTKYSQSLKVLYVEDDIDAREITTMLLEDFFDTIIVAQNGQEGLEKFQKESIDIIITDINMPHMNGLEMAKKIRAINKEVPIIILSAHNEEDFFLQSIQIGINGYLLKPIDMKQLSSTIFQVTQRYKYALQAKQNLHLLKEYQEATNNSAIVSKTDTAGIITYVNDAFCEISGYTKEELIGKNHNIIRHPDNPKSIFQEMWDTIKNKKKIWKGSIRNRTKNGKSYYLDATVKPILDLEGNILEYISLRHDITDIMHPLKQLKNELKNAHDPLLVYIKLEDYDDLEDFYDTNTLYILEQKARIYLQNTFAKKYSFDKIYQLQNGEYAFILDAKEHTDNITLFVQELQALQQQVRDDTIAFEDLEYDIAILLTFAYENDKLYESVKLGMKKLVKEKQRFLLANNFASHEQRKAQENIRTVHMIKDAIRSSKIISYFQPIINNNTQKIEKYESLVRLVKEDGTVLSPYFFLETAKRSNYYLKITNIVLEHSFTVLRHCEADISINLSALDIELLSMRKKILSLLQKYKESAHRIVFELLEDERIKDFETVKQFIAEIKQYGVKIAIDDFGAGYSNFERLLEYQPDILKIDGCLIRDIETSTYSLSAVKSIVTFAKEQKLQTVAEFIENEAIFQIVKKLGIDFSQGYYFGKPEPLL; encoded by the coding sequence ATGATTGAAATCCAAGAAGTCACTAAGTATTCGCAGAGTTTAAAAGTCTTGTATGTTGAGGATGACATTGATGCAAGAGAGATTACAACGATGCTTTTGGAGGATTTTTTCGATACTATCATTGTCGCACAAAACGGGCAGGAGGGCTTGGAAAAATTTCAAAAAGAGTCTATAGATATCATTATTACAGATATAAATATGCCCCACATGAACGGCCTGGAAATGGCAAAAAAAATAAGAGCCATTAACAAAGAAGTCCCTATTATCATACTTTCAGCCCATAACGAAGAGGACTTTTTTCTCCAGAGCATACAAATCGGCATTAACGGTTACCTTTTAAAACCCATTGATATGAAACAGCTCTCCAGTACCATCTTTCAGGTAACACAAAGATACAAATATGCACTGCAGGCCAAACAGAATCTTCATCTCCTCAAAGAGTATCAAGAAGCAACAAACAACAGCGCTATCGTTTCCAAAACAGATACAGCAGGCATCATCACCTATGTCAATGATGCTTTTTGTGAAATTTCCGGATATACAAAAGAGGAACTTATCGGAAAAAATCACAACATTATACGCCACCCGGACAATCCCAAATCAATTTTTCAAGAAATGTGGGATACCATAAAAAATAAAAAAAAGATTTGGAAAGGCAGCATAAGAAACAGAACGAAAAACGGAAAAAGTTACTATCTTGATGCAACAGTAAAACCGATTCTTGATTTAGAGGGAAACATTCTTGAGTATATTTCATTGCGGCACGATATTACAGACATTATGCATCCGCTCAAACAACTCAAAAACGAACTCAAAAATGCCCATGATCCTTTACTGGTTTATATCAAACTTGAAGACTATGATGATCTTGAGGATTTTTATGATACAAATACGCTCTATATTCTTGAGCAAAAAGCACGAATATATCTACAGAATACTTTTGCAAAAAAATACAGTTTTGACAAAATATATCAATTGCAAAACGGAGAATATGCTTTTATACTTGATGCCAAAGAACACACCGACAATATAACATTATTTGTACAGGAGTTACAGGCACTGCAACAGCAGGTCCGCGATGATACCATTGCTTTTGAAGATCTTGAGTATGATATTGCAATTTTACTCACTTTCGCCTATGAAAATGACAAACTTTACGAATCGGTAAAACTCGGCATGAAAAAGCTTGTAAAAGAGAAGCAGCGTTTTTTACTTGCCAATAATTTTGCCTCCCATGAGCAGAGAAAAGCACAAGAGAATATAAGAACAGTGCATATGATTAAGGATGCCATTCGAAGTTCAAAAATTATTTCTTACTTTCAGCCCATCATCAACAACAACACACAGAAAATAGAAAAATATGAGTCCCTGGTGCGGCTGGTCAAAGAAGACGGTACAGTGCTCTCACCTTACTTTTTTCTGGAAACTGCCAAAAGAAGTAATTATTATCTCAAAATCACGAATATCGTCTTAGAACACTCTTTTACTGTTTTACGCCATTGTGAGGCAGATATCTCCATCAATCTTTCTGCCCTGGATATTGAACTGCTGAGTATGCGCAAAAAAATTCTCTCCCTTTTACAAAAATACAAAGAGAGTGCCCACAGAATAGTTTTTGAGTTGCTTGAAGACGAACGGATCAAAGACTTTGAAACCGTCAAACAATTCATTGCAGAGATAAAGCAATACGGGGTGAAAATTGCCATTGATGATTTTGGAGCCGGATATTCCAACTTTGAAAGACTTTTAGAGTATCAGCCGGATATTCTCAAGATAGACGGGTGCCTGATACGCGATATAGAAACAAGCACCTACTCCCTTTCTGCAGTAAAAAGTATCGTTACTTTCGCAAAAGAGCAGAAACTGCAAACTGTTGCAGAGTTTATTGAAAATGAAGCCATTTTTCAGATAGTCAAAAAGCTTGGAATTGACTTTTCTCAAGGATACTATTTTGGAAAACCGGAGCCGTTGTTATGA